A DNA window from Brassica napus cultivar Da-Ae chromosome C1, Da-Ae, whole genome shotgun sequence contains the following coding sequences:
- the LOC106375357 gene encoding probable potassium channel AKT5: MDNKKKKVWFWPEKQGGGGVSIKEAEDIAAEHVSTEETMSHYSFSKGLLPPLGVNSGSTRRVKLRFFIVSPFDPRYRAWDWFLVLLVVYTAWASPFEFGYLQTPRAPLSIIDNVVNGFFAIDIVLTFFVAFLDKATYLLVDDPKRIAWRYVSSWLIFDVVSTIPYELFGSLLHNTIQGYGIFSMLRLWRLRRASNCFARLEKDRKYNYFWVRCTKLLLVALFVVHCGACFCYSIAAHYPDPSMTFMALAEPNWTQKSLLIRYVTAMYWSITTFSTTGYGDIHGNNASERAFILFYMIFNLGLLAYIIGNMTNLVVHVTSRTRNFRDTIQGASAFAQRNKLPERLQEQMVAHLSLRYRTDSEGLQQQEIIDSLPKAIRSSISHYLFYEVVDKIYLFHGISNDLLFQLVSEMKAEYFPPKEDVILRNEAPTDFYIMVTGAAEIIAPVNGVDQVVGEAQPGHVFGEVGVLCYRPQLFTVRTKRLSQLLRLNRTAFLNLVQANVGDGAIIMNNLLQHLKDSEDPVMKGILADTEQMLAQGKMDLPLSLCFAAARGDDLLLHQLLKRGSNPNETDKNGRTALHIAASKGCHYCVVLLLEHGADPNIKDSEGSVPLWEAIFGRHEEISKLLWDNGAKLSPDTVSHFSCLAVEHNSLDTLKDIVKYGGDTSLPDSNGTTALHRAVSEGNMEIVEFLLEQGADMDMPDVYGWTARGLAEHQGHEDIKALFQSQRPVEKKPKSVSGTPENVTPLMKHSSEPVMIHHRSRESMPFLRGGSQRRKLSNFKNSLFGIMSAANTGDEGESSTLSEGVGGVYPARVTISGEASSAGKVVKLPNSLEELIEIGEKKLGFVATKVLTREGAQIDDIRLIRDGDFLLLLKVSC, translated from the exons ATGgataataagaagaagaaagtgtgGTTTTGGCCGGAGAAACAAGGCGGCGGGGGAGTTTCGATCAAGGAGGCGGAGGATATAGCGGCGGAGCATGTTTCGACGGAAGAGACGATGAGTCATTACAGTTTTAGCAAGGGCCTTCTTCCGCCTCTCGGTGTTAATTCCGGCTCTACGCGTCGCGTTAAGCTCCGCTTCTTCATCGTCTCTCCCTTCGATCCTCGCTACAG GGCATGGGATTGGTTTCTAGTGCTTTTGGTGGTCTACACAGCGTGGGCATCGCCTTTTGAGTTTGGCTACCTGCAAACGCCAAGAGCACCTCTCAGTATTATAGACAACGTCGTCAATGGATTTTTTGCTATTGACATCGTTTTGACATTCTTTGTTGCCTTCTTGGACAAGGCAACTTATCTTCTAGTCGATGACCCCAAGAGAATAGCTTGGAGATACGTCTCGTCTTGGCTCATTTTTGATGTGGTTTCCACAATTCCTTATGAACTTTTTGGCAGCTTATTGCATAATACTATTCAAGGATATGGCATTTTCAGTATGCTGCGTCTGTGGCGTCTGCGTAGGGCCAGTAATTGTTTTGCCAG ATTGGAGAAAGATCGAAAGTACAACTACTTTTGGGTCCGATGCACAAAGCTTCTCCTC GTTGCTCTCTTTGTGGTTCATTGTGGGGCCTGCTTCTGCTACTCTATTGCTGCACATTACCCAGACCCTTCCATGACATTTATGGCACTTGCGGAGCCAAACTGGACGCAGAAATCTCTGCTTATCCGATATGTCACAGCAATGTATTGGTCCATAACCACCTTCTCAACAACGGGTTATGGTGATATACATGGTAATAATGCAAGTGAAAGGGCCTTCATTCTCTTCTACATGATCTTCAATCTTGGACTGCTAGCTTATATAATTGGTAACATGACCAACTTGGTGGTTCATGTGACCAGTCGCACCAGAAACTTT AGAGATACCATCCAAGGTGCCTCAGCGTTTGCTCAGAGGAACAAACTTCCAGAGCGCTTGCAAGAACAGATGGTAGCTCATTTGTCTTTGAGGTACAGAACTGATTCAGAAGGTCTACAGCAGCAAGAAATTATCGATTCCCTACCAAAAGCTATTCGTTCCAGCATCTCGCATTATCTGTTCTATGAAGTTGTTGACAAGATTTACTTGTTCCATGGAATATCCAATGATCTTCTGTTTCAGTTG GTCTCTGAAATGAAAGCCGAGTATTTTCCTCCCAAAGAAGATGTGATTTTGAGGAATGAAGCCCCGACAGACTTTTACATTATGGTGACAGGAGCTGCT GAAATCATTGCACCTGTGAATGGAGTGGATCAG GTAGTTGGTGAAGCACAGCCTGGTCATGTTTTTGGTGAAGTTGGGGTGCTATGCTACAGGCCACAGCTGTTCACAGTTCGTACTAAGCGATTGAGTCAACTACTTCGTCTGAACCGTACAGCATTCTTAAATCTAGTTCAGGCAAATGTTGGTGATGGAGCAATAATCATGAATAATCTACTTCAG CATCTGAAAGACTCAGAAGATCCAGTGATGAAGGGCATTTTGGCCGATACAGAACAGATGCTTGCTCAAGGGAAAATGGATTTACCTCTCAGCTTATGTTTTGCAGCAGCAAGAGGAGACGATTTACTTCTGCATCAGTTACTCAAACGAGGCTCAAACCCTAATGAAACCGATAAGAACGGTCGAACTGCACTG CATATAGCAGCATCGAAAGGGTGTCACTACTGTGTTGTACTACTTCTCGAGCATGGAGCAGATCCTAACATTAAAG ATTCGGAAGGTAGTGTACCACTGTGGGAAGCCATCTTTGGGAGACATGAAGAAATCTCTAAACTCTTATGGGACAACGGTGCAAAGCTAAGTCCTGACACAGTATCCCATTTCTCTTGCCTAGCCGTTGAACACAACAGCTTAGATACACTCAAAGACATTGTCAAATACGGCGGAGATACCTCACTCCCAGATAGCAACGGAACCACAGCTTTGCACAGAGCAGTGTCAGAAGGGAACATGGAGATTGTGGAGTTCTTGTTAGAGCAAGGAGCTGATATGGACATGCCAGATGTGTACGGGTGGACTGCTCGTGGTCTAGCTGAGCATCAAGGGCATGAAGACATTAAAGCTCTGTTTCAGAGTCAGAGACCAGTGGAGAAGAAGCCGAAATCAGTTTCCGGTACACCAGAGAATGTTACACCACTGATGAAGCATAGTAGCGAGCCTGTAATGATTCACCACCGTTCAAGGGAATCGATGCCTTTCCTTCGAGGTGGCTCTCAGAGAAGGAAGCTTAGTAACTTCAAGAACTCGCTGTTTGGTATCATGTCGGCTGCAAACACTG GTGATGAAGGAGAGTCATCTACACTAAGCGAAGGAGTTGGTGGGGTTTATCCGGCGAGAGTGACGATCAGTGGTGAGGCTTCCTCCGCTGGTAAAGTGGTGAAGCTACCAAATTCACTGGAGGAGTTGATAGAAATTGGTGAGAAGAAGTTGGGGTTTGTTGCCACAAAGGTTCTGACGAGAGAAGGAGCTCAAATCGACGACATCAGGCTTATAAGAGACGGGgattttctccttcttctcaaGGTTTCTTGTTAG
- the LOC106374222 gene encoding probable boron transporter 7 isoform X1 translates to MEGVNTPFAGIINDFNGRRKCYKQDWLAAFNSGVRILAPTLYIFIASALPVIAFGEQLSRETDRSLGIVESLASTAICGIIHSIFGGQPLLIVGVAEPTIIMYTYLHCFSKGRPELGQKLYLAWAGWVCVWTAVLLILLATLNAANIISRFTRIAGELFGMLITVLFFQEAVKGLLGEFLVPKSEDPSLEVYQSQWRYTNGLLAVIFSFGLLYTALKSRRARSWRYGFRWMRGFTGDYGTLLMLVLWSALSFTVPRDIPEGVPRRLELPLPWDSESLYHWTVVKDMGKVPPLYILAAFIPAIMIAGLYFFDHCVSAQMAQQKEFNLKNPSAYHYDIFILGIMTLICGLLGLPPSNGVIPQSPMHTKSLAVLKRQQMRKKMVQKAKECMKAKASNSEIYGKMQDVFIEMETSPKIPVQATSVVKELENLKEAVMKADGGGGDTKGKKFDPEVLIEDHLPVRVNEQRVSNLLQSILVGLLIFAVPLLRMIPTSVLWGYFTYMAVDSLPGNQFWERLLLLFITPGRRFKVLEGLHASFMEIVPYKSIVMFTLFQLLYFLICYGVTWIPVGGILFPLPFFFLIALRQYILPKIFDPSHLQVLDSSEYEEMVGATHSSFGINGEPHNLPMSSVEISEDDFYDAEILDEITTSRGELKHRTLSAREGTSHMVYPENCGHS, encoded by the exons ATGGAGGGAGTAAACACCCCGTTTGCGGGAATCATTAACGATTTCAATGGAAGAAGAAAGTGTTACAAACAAGACTGGCTTGCTGCCTTCAACTCTGGTGTTAG GATACTAGCACCAACTCTCTACATTTTCATTGCCTCTGCACTCCCTGTGATTGCCTTCGGCGAGCAGTTAAGCCGAGAGACAG ATCGAAGTCTTGGCATAGTGGAATCATTAGCATCCACTGCTATTTGTGGGATTATACATTCGATTTTTGGTGGACAACCTCTGTTGATTGTAGGCGTTGCAGAGCCCACTATTATTATGTACACATACCTTCACTGCTTCAGCAAAGGCAGGCCTGAACTGGGTCAGAAACTCTACTTAGCCTGGGCAGGATG GGTCTGTGTCTGGACAGCAGTTTTGCTTATCCTTCTCGCAACGTTAAACGCAGCCAACATCATTTCTAGATTTACCAGAATTGCAGGAGAGCTCTTTGGAATGCTGATTACCGTTCTGTTTTTCCAAGAGGCTGTTAAG GGACTTCTCGGCGAGTTTCTTGTCCCAAAATCTGAAGATCCAAGTTTGGAGGTGTATCAGTCGCAGTGGCGGTATACCAATGGGCTTCTTGCAGTCATATTCTCATTCGGTCTTCTTTACACTGCTCTTAAAAGCAGGAGGGCACGTTCATGGAGATATGGCTTTA GGTGGATGCGAGGCTTTACAGGGGATTATGGAACTCTCCTCATGCTTGTGTTGTGGAGCGCACTCTCATTCACAGTCCCCAGAGATATTCCTGAAGGAGTTCCTAGGAGGCTGGAGTTACCTCTTCCTTGGGATTCTGAGTCCTTGTATCACTGGACAGTAGTTAAG GACATGGGAAAGGTCCCACCTCTTTACATCCTTGCTGCATTTATACCAGCTATCATGATAGCTGGTCTATACTTCTTTGATCACTGTGTATCTGCGCAAATGGCTCAGCAGAAGGAGTTCAATTTGAAAAATCCGTCGGCTTATCACTATGACATCTTTATTTTAGGAATCATG ACATTAATCTGTGGCTTACTTGGACTTCCTCCTTCGAATGGGGTCATTCCACAATCCCCTATGCACACAAAGAGTCTTGCAGTTCTTAAGAGGCAGCAAATGCGAAAGAAAATGGTCCAGAAAGCCAAAGAATGCATGAAGGCAAAAGCAAGCAACTCAGAGATCTACGGGAAGATGCAAGATGTGTTTATAGAAATGGAAACATCGCCAAAG ATACCTGTGCAGGCTACTTCAGTGGTGAAAGAGCTAGAAAACTTGAAAGAAGCGGTTATGAAAGCGgacggtggtggaggagacaCAAAGGGCAAGAAgtttgatccagaagtacttatcGAAGATCATTTACCTGTCAGAGTAAATGAGCAACGAGTGAGCAATCTCTTGCAATCAATCCTTGTTGGATTGTTGATATTCGCGGTACCGCTTCTCAGAATGATACCAACTTCAGTTCTGTGGGGTTACTTCACTTACATGGCTGTTGATAGTCTCCCCGGGAATCAGTTCTGGGAAAGGCTTCTGCTACTATTCATCACTCCTGGTCGTCGATTCAA AGTTCTTGAAGGCTTACATGCATCATTTATGGAGATAGTACCGTACAAGTCGATTGTTATGTTTACTCTCTTCCAGCTTCTGTATTTTCTGATATGCTATGGAGTGACATGGATACCTGTAGGAGGGATTCTGTTCCCATTGCCGTTCTTCTTCCTCATTGCTTTAAGACAGTACATCCTCCCCAAGATATTTGATCCGTCTCATCTCCAAGTTTTGGACTCTTCAGAGTATGAAGAGATGGTTGGTGCAACACACTCCAGCTTCGGTATCAAT GGGGAACCGCATAACCTTCCTATGAGTTCTGTTGAGATCAGTGAAGACGACTTTTACGATGCAGAGATTCTTGATGAGATTACTACTAGCAGAGGTGAACTTAAGCATAGAACCCTAAGTGCCAGGGAGGGAACATCCCACATG GTGTATCCGGAAAACTGTGGACATTCCTAA
- the LOC106375355 gene encoding V-type proton ATPase subunit c''2: MSGMVDASSWGAALVRISPYTFSAIGIAISIGVSVLGAAWGIYITGSSLIGAAIEAPRITSKNLISVIFCEAVAIYGVIVAIILQTKLESVPTSKMYDAESLRAGYAIFASGIIVGFANLVCGLCVGIIGSSCALSDAQNSTLFVKILVIEIFGSALGLFGVIVGIIMSAQATWPTK; the protein is encoded by the exons atgtctGGAATGGTTGATGCGAGCTCGTGGGGCGCGGCGTTGGTAAGGATCTCTCCGTACACTTTCTCCGCAATCGGAATCGCCATCTCGATCGGCGTCTCCGTCCTCGGTGCCGCCTG GGGGATTTACATAACGGGAAGTAGTTTGATCGGTGCGGCCATTGAAGCGCCTCGTATCACTTCCAAGAATCTCATCAG TGTTATCTTTTGCGAAGCTGTTGCTATATATGGCGTTATTGTTGCTATCATCCTGCAAACGAAGTTGGAGAGTGTACCGACTTCAAAGATGTATGACGCGGAGTCTCTCAGAGCTGGATATGCAATCTTCGCATCTGGAATCATAGTTGGATTCGCCAACCTTGTATGCGG GTTATGTGTAGGAATCATTGGAAGCAGTTGCGCACTATCTGATGCTCAAAACTCAACACTCTTTGTGAAGATTCTTGTGATTGAGATCTTCGGAAGCGCTCTGGGGTTGTTTGGAGTTATCGTGGGGATCATTATGTCCGCACAAGCAACATGGCCGACCAAATAG
- the LOC106374222 gene encoding probable boron transporter 7 isoform X2, protein MEGVNTPFAGIINDFNGRRKCYKQDWLAAFNSGVRILAPTLYIFIASALPVIAFGEQLSRETDRSLGIVESLASTAICGIIHSIFGGQPLLIVGVAEPTIIMYTYLHCFSKGRPELGQKLYLAWAGWVCVWTAVLLILLATLNAANIISRFTRIAGELFGMLITVLFFQEAVKGLLGEFLVPKSEDPSLEVYQSQWRYTNGLLAVIFSFGLLYTALKSRRARSWRYGFRWMRGFTGDYGTLLMLVLWSALSFTVPRDIPEGVPRRLELPLPWDSESLYHWTVVKDMGKVPPLYILAAFIPAIMIAGLYFFDHCVSAQMAQQKEFNLKNPSAYHYDIFILGIMTLICGLLGLPPSNGVIPQSPMHTKSLAVLKRQQMRKKMVQKAKECMKAKASNSEIYGKMQDVFIEMETSPKATSVVKELENLKEAVMKADGGGGDTKGKKFDPEVLIEDHLPVRVNEQRVSNLLQSILVGLLIFAVPLLRMIPTSVLWGYFTYMAVDSLPGNQFWERLLLLFITPGRRFKVLEGLHASFMEIVPYKSIVMFTLFQLLYFLICYGVTWIPVGGILFPLPFFFLIALRQYILPKIFDPSHLQVLDSSEYEEMVGATHSSFGINGEPHNLPMSSVEISEDDFYDAEILDEITTSRGELKHRTLSAREGTSHMVYPENCGHS, encoded by the exons ATGGAGGGAGTAAACACCCCGTTTGCGGGAATCATTAACGATTTCAATGGAAGAAGAAAGTGTTACAAACAAGACTGGCTTGCTGCCTTCAACTCTGGTGTTAG GATACTAGCACCAACTCTCTACATTTTCATTGCCTCTGCACTCCCTGTGATTGCCTTCGGCGAGCAGTTAAGCCGAGAGACAG ATCGAAGTCTTGGCATAGTGGAATCATTAGCATCCACTGCTATTTGTGGGATTATACATTCGATTTTTGGTGGACAACCTCTGTTGATTGTAGGCGTTGCAGAGCCCACTATTATTATGTACACATACCTTCACTGCTTCAGCAAAGGCAGGCCTGAACTGGGTCAGAAACTCTACTTAGCCTGGGCAGGATG GGTCTGTGTCTGGACAGCAGTTTTGCTTATCCTTCTCGCAACGTTAAACGCAGCCAACATCATTTCTAGATTTACCAGAATTGCAGGAGAGCTCTTTGGAATGCTGATTACCGTTCTGTTTTTCCAAGAGGCTGTTAAG GGACTTCTCGGCGAGTTTCTTGTCCCAAAATCTGAAGATCCAAGTTTGGAGGTGTATCAGTCGCAGTGGCGGTATACCAATGGGCTTCTTGCAGTCATATTCTCATTCGGTCTTCTTTACACTGCTCTTAAAAGCAGGAGGGCACGTTCATGGAGATATGGCTTTA GGTGGATGCGAGGCTTTACAGGGGATTATGGAACTCTCCTCATGCTTGTGTTGTGGAGCGCACTCTCATTCACAGTCCCCAGAGATATTCCTGAAGGAGTTCCTAGGAGGCTGGAGTTACCTCTTCCTTGGGATTCTGAGTCCTTGTATCACTGGACAGTAGTTAAG GACATGGGAAAGGTCCCACCTCTTTACATCCTTGCTGCATTTATACCAGCTATCATGATAGCTGGTCTATACTTCTTTGATCACTGTGTATCTGCGCAAATGGCTCAGCAGAAGGAGTTCAATTTGAAAAATCCGTCGGCTTATCACTATGACATCTTTATTTTAGGAATCATG ACATTAATCTGTGGCTTACTTGGACTTCCTCCTTCGAATGGGGTCATTCCACAATCCCCTATGCACACAAAGAGTCTTGCAGTTCTTAAGAGGCAGCAAATGCGAAAGAAAATGGTCCAGAAAGCCAAAGAATGCATGAAGGCAAAAGCAAGCAACTCAGAGATCTACGGGAAGATGCAAGATGTGTTTATAGAAATGGAAACATCGCCAAAG GCTACTTCAGTGGTGAAAGAGCTAGAAAACTTGAAAGAAGCGGTTATGAAAGCGgacggtggtggaggagacaCAAAGGGCAAGAAgtttgatccagaagtacttatcGAAGATCATTTACCTGTCAGAGTAAATGAGCAACGAGTGAGCAATCTCTTGCAATCAATCCTTGTTGGATTGTTGATATTCGCGGTACCGCTTCTCAGAATGATACCAACTTCAGTTCTGTGGGGTTACTTCACTTACATGGCTGTTGATAGTCTCCCCGGGAATCAGTTCTGGGAAAGGCTTCTGCTACTATTCATCACTCCTGGTCGTCGATTCAA AGTTCTTGAAGGCTTACATGCATCATTTATGGAGATAGTACCGTACAAGTCGATTGTTATGTTTACTCTCTTCCAGCTTCTGTATTTTCTGATATGCTATGGAGTGACATGGATACCTGTAGGAGGGATTCTGTTCCCATTGCCGTTCTTCTTCCTCATTGCTTTAAGACAGTACATCCTCCCCAAGATATTTGATCCGTCTCATCTCCAAGTTTTGGACTCTTCAGAGTATGAAGAGATGGTTGGTGCAACACACTCCAGCTTCGGTATCAAT GGGGAACCGCATAACCTTCCTATGAGTTCTGTTGAGATCAGTGAAGACGACTTTTACGATGCAGAGATTCTTGATGAGATTACTACTAGCAGAGGTGAACTTAAGCATAGAACCCTAAGTGCCAGGGAGGGAACATCCCACATG GTGTATCCGGAAAACTGTGGACATTCCTAA
- the LOC106401829 gene encoding serine hydroxymethyltransferase 3, chloroplastic: MEACCGATSMGSLQQSGGVKGPVFAPVMSPVNKFSQQLKFNFAGPNRSLFLKRSLVVEKRASQVSVPAVETSSNEIPFEDYGRSEVDPEVDEIIKKEKNRQFRSLELIASENFTSRAVMETVGSCLTNKYSEGLPGKRYYGGNEFIDQLETLCQNRALATFRLDSTKWGVNVQPLSGSPANFAVYTAILKPHDRIMGLDLPHGGHLSHGFMTAKRRVSGTSIYFESMPYRLDESTGIVDYDMLEKTAVLFRPKLIIAGASAYSRDFDYPRMRKIADSVGAFLMMDMAHISGLVAASVVADPFEYCDIVTTTTHKSLRGPRGGMIFFKKDPVNGVELESAINNAVFPGLQGGPHNHTIGGLAVCLKHAQSPEFKAYQKRVVANCRALANRLVELGFDLVSGGSDNHLVLVDLRPLGMDGARVEKILDMASITLNKNSVPGDKSALVPGGIRIGTPAMTTRGLTEKDFVVVADLIKEGVEITMEAKKLVSGTKLGEFTKLVTSPEFPLREKVESLKERVESFTSRFPLPGV, from the exons ATGGAAGCTTGTTGTGGAGCTACTTCAATGGGTTCTCTTCAGCAATCTGGAGGGGTTAAAGGACCGGTCTTTGCTCCAGTAATGTCCCCAGTGAACAAGTTTTCTCAGCAACTGAAGTTCAATTTTGCCGGACCTAACCGTTCTCTGTTTCTAAAAAGAAGCCTGGTCGTTGAAAAAAGAGCGTCTCAAGTCTCGGTACCTGCCGTCGAGACTAGCA GCAATGAAATCCCTTTTGAGGACTATGGCCGTAGCGAAGTGGATCCAGAGGTCGATGAGATTATCAAAAAGGAGAAAAACAGACAGTTCAGGAGCTTGGAGCTCATTGCCTCCGAGAATTTCACGTCTCGTGCTGTTATGGAGACTGTTGGATCATGCCTTACCAACAAGTATTCTGAGGGACTTCCTGGTAAAAG GTATTATGGTGGCAATGAGTTCATCGATCAGTTGGAGACACTTTGCCAGAACCGGGCTTTAGCGACCTTCCGCTTAGATTCCACCAAATGGGGAGTTAACGTTCAGCCCTTATCTGGTTCACCTGCAAACTTCGCTGTGTACACTGCCATTCTTAAGCCTCATGATAGAATCATG GGTTTGGATTTACCTCATGGAGGCCATCTATCACACGGGTTCATGACTGCCAAGAGGCGTGTATCTGGAACTTCAATATACTTTGAGTCCATGCCTTATCGACTTGATGAATCAACAG GCATTGTGGATTATGATATGCTCGAGAAAACTGCTGTGCTGTTCCGACCAAAGCTTATAATCGCAGGAGCTAGTGCGTATAGCCGAGATTTTGACTATCCTCGCATGAGGAAG ATCGCGGACTCAGTTGGTGCTTTTCTGATGATGGATATGGCTCATATCAGTGGACTTGTGGCTGCCTCTGTGGTAGCTGATCCTTTTGAGTATTGTGATATTGTCACAACCACCACTCACAAG tcTTTGAGGGGTCCAAGAGGTGGAATGATCTTCTTCAAGAAGGATCCAGTTAATGGGGTTGAACTTGAATCTGCAATTAACAACGCTGTCTTCCCTGGTCTGCAG GGTGGACCTCATAACCACACAATTGGAGGATTAGCAGTCTGCTTGAAACACGCACAGTCGCCGGAATTCAAGGCTTACCAGAAAAGA GTTGTGGCTAACTGTAGAGCTCTAGCTAACCGGTTGGTTGAACTCGGGTTTGATCTGGTTTCTGGTGGCAGTGACAATCATCTGGTCCTCGTGGATCTTAGACCATTG GGCATGGATGGTGCTCGGGTCGAGAAAATCTTAGACATGGCATCTATTACACTCAACAAGAACTCTGTCCCTG GGGATAAGAGTGCGTTGGTTCCAGGGGGAATAAGGATAGGAACGCCTGCGATGACGACAAGAGGACTGACAGAGAAAGACTTTGTGGTGGTCGCTGATCTGATCAAGGAAGGTGTGGAGATCACTATGGAAGCCAAGAAGTTGGTTTCGGGAACAAAGCTTGGAGAGTTCACCAAGCTGGTGACTTCTCCCGAGTTCCCGTTGAGAGAGAAAGTGGAGTCTCTCAAGGAGAGAGTCGAATCATTCACCTCTCGTTTCCCCCTTCCTGGAGTTtga